Proteins from one Triplophysa dalaica isolate WHDGS20190420 chromosome 6, ASM1584641v1, whole genome shotgun sequence genomic window:
- the LOC130425290 gene encoding sorcin-like, whose translation MANPGYNSYGGPMPGVPAQGMPMPGMPAGIPPGGGYPGQPYGGVPGSFPAPPVQDPMWGYFTAIAGQDGEVDAEELQRCLTQTGISGSYSPFGLDTCRIMIAMLDRDCTGKMGFNEFKELFAVLNGWKQNFVMVDRDGSGTVEGHELSQCITNMGYRITPQALNCIIKRYSRSGKIYFDDFVACCVKLRSLTDNFRKRDTMQQGMVNFQYDDFILCTMSI comes from the exons ATGGCCAACCCAGGATATAACAGT TACGGTGGCCCAATGCCAGGGGTCCCAGCTCAGGGAATGCCAATGCCTGGGATGCCAGCTGGAATTCCTCCTGGGGGTGGATACCCAGGACAGCCATATGGGGGCGTCCCTGGCAGCTTTCCTGCTCCCCCTGTGCAAGATCCAATGTGGGGATATTTTACAGCCATAGCCGGACAG GATGGTGAAGTTGATGCTGAAGAACTCCAAAGGTGCCTCACCCAGACCGGGATCAGTGGTAGCTACAGTC CCTTTGGTTTGGATACTTGCAGGATTATGATCGCCATGCTGGAT AGAGATTGCACTGGAAAGATGGGCTTCAATGAGTTTAAAGAACTCTTTGCAGTGCTAAATGGCTGGAAGCAGAACTTTGTTATGGTGGATAGGGACGGCAGTGGAACCGTGGAAGGTCACGAGTTGTCCCAGTGTATTACTAACATGG GATACAGAATTACCCCACAAGCACTGAACTGCATCATCAAACGGTATAGCCGGTCAGGGAAGATCTACTTTGATGACTTTGTGGCGTGTTGTGTGAAGCTAAGATCACTCACAG acaACTTCAGGAAGAGAGACACGATGCAGCAGGGCATGGTGAACTTTCAGTATGATGAT TTCATCCTGTGTACCATGTCTATCTGA
- the LOC130424674 gene encoding sorcin-like has translation MAYPGYNSYGGPMPGVPAQGMPMPGMPAGIPPGGGYPGQPYGGFPGSFPAPPVQDPMWGYFTAIAGQDGEVDAEELQRCLTQTGISGSYSPFSLDTCRIMIAMLDRDCTGKMGFNEFKELFAVLNGWKQNFVMVDRDGSGTVEGHELSQCITNMGYRITPQALNCIIKRYSRSGKIYFDDFVACCVKLRSLTDNFRKRDTMQQGMVNFQYDDFILCTMSI, from the exons ATGGCCTACCCAGGATATAACAGT TACGGTGGCCCAATGCCAGGGGTCCCAGCTCAGGGAATGCCAATGCCTGGGATGCCAGCTGGAATTCCTCCTGGGGGTGGATACCCAGGACAGCCATATGGGGGCTTCCCTGGCAGCTTTCCTGCTCCCCCTGTGCAAGATCCAATGTGGGGATATTTTACAGCCATAGCTGGACAG GATGGTGAAGTTGATGCTGAAGAACTCCAAAGGTGCCTCACCCAGACCGGGATCAGTGGTAGCTACAGTC CCTTTAGTTTGGATACTTGCAGGATTATGATCGCCATGCTGGAT AGAGATTGCACTGGAAAGATGGGCTTCAATGAGTTTAAAGAACTCTTTGCAGTGCTAAATGGCTGGAAGCAGAACTTTGTTATGGTGGATAGGGACGGCAGTGGAACCGTGGAAGGTCACGAGTTGTCCCAGTGTATTACTAACATGG GATACAGAATTACCCCACAAGCACTGAACTGCATCATCAAACGGTATAGCCGTTCAGGGAAGATCTACTTTGATGACTTTGTGGCGTGTTGTGTGAAGCTAAGATCACTCACAG acaACTTCAGGAAGAGAGACACGATGCAGCAGGGCATGGTGAACTTTCAGTATGATGAT TTCATCCTGTGTACCATGTCTATCTGA
- the etv5b gene encoding ETS translocation variant 5b isoform X1, with translation MDRFYDQQVPLMVPPNKSHMQEPTYRPFSDRKRKFVETELAQDTEDLFQDLSQLQEIWIAEAQVPDDEQFVPDFQSDNLMFHRPPQTKVKRELSPGREFSQCGQEQRLSPYGEKCHYNYSAFDRKPFSFNKPLTPPSTPASPFGSSASAATHPLPKRVMPPAQTQSHGPPLLPGSSHRSTPPHQRAQTPLHSQSPPFAVPCPPGKHPEASYNTEHRFHRQLSEPCLPFPQSDGHCQTPYPPQSPNHFPRNSRPHYHRQMSEPMVPMPPHGFKKEIVDPRYNDQCEQRMGPPRAPLFHQMSIKQEPRDFSFDAEVQNCQSSFGKSGNFYGANNEGFAYDGESHLYYDDACVVPDRLEGKLKQEGGMFREGPPYQRRGSLQLWQFLVTLLDDPANSPFIAWTGRGLEFKLIEPEEVARRWGIQKNRPAMNYDKLSRSLRYYYEKGIMQKVKVAGERYVYKFVCDPDALFSMAFPDNQRPSLKADPESVQVPEDDTVPLSHFEETNGVTYPGEARDQCLAGPSFPDNYAY, from the exons ATGGACAGGTTTTACGATCAGCAGGTCCCTTTGATGGTGCCTCCTAAT AAGTCTCACATGCAGGAACCGACATACAGGCCTTTCAGTGACCGAAAGAGGAAGTTTGTTGAAACAGAGCTGGCACAGGATACAGAAG acCTCTTTCAAGATCTGAGCCAGCTACAAGAGATCTGGATTGCAGAAG CTCAGGTACCAGATGACGAACAGTTTGTTCCAGATTTCCAGTCGGATAACT TGATGTTTCATAGACCACCTCAAACAAAAGTGAAGAGGGAACTGAGTCCAGGCAGGGAGTTTTCCCAATGTGGACAAGAGCAAAGACTCTCTCCCTATGGAGAGAAGTGCCATTATAACTACAG TGCCTTTGACAGGAAGCCATTTTCTTTTAACAAGCCCTTGACGCCCCCCTCCACTCCGGCATCGCCCTTTGGCTCCTCCGCCAGTGCAGCGACACACCCTCTGCCAAAAAGAGTGATGCCTCCAGCACAAACCCAGTCACATGGGCCGCCACTATTGCCTGGCTCCTCCCACCGCTCCACCCCACCCCATCAGAGAGCACAGACTCCTCTCCACAGTCAAAGCCCACCTTTTGCTGTGCCCTGCCCCCCTGGCAAGCACCCTGAAGCCTCATACAACACGGAACACAG GTTCCACCGGCAACTTTCTGAGCCCTGTCTGCCCTTCCCGCAATCAGATGGCCATTGTCAGACACCTTACCCCCCACAGAGCCCTAATCACTTTCCCCGGAATAGCCGGCCCCATTACCACCGGCAGATGTCTGAACCAATGGTGCCCATGCCTCCCCACGGCTTCAAAAAGGAGATTGTGGATCCTCGCTACAATGACCAGTGTGAACAGAGGATGGGTCCTCCTCGCGCCCCGCTGTTCCACcagatgtcaatcaaacaggaGCCCAGAGACTTCAGCTTTGACGCAG AAGTACAAAACTGCCAGTCATCTTTTGGCAAATCAGGAAACTTCTATGGAGCAAATAATGAGG GTTTTGCGTATGACGGAGAGTCCCACCTCTATTACGATGATGCATGTGTGGTTCCAGACAGGCTTGAAGGAAAGCTAAAGCAGGAAGGCGGGATGTTCAGAGAGGGTCCGCCGTATCAACGGAGGGGATCTTTGCAACTTTGGCAGTTTTTGGTCACTCTGCTGGATGACCCAGCCAACAGCCCATTCATCGCATGGACAGGGCGTGGACTTGAGTTTAAACTCATAGAACCGGAGGAG GTTGCTCGACGTTGGGGTATCCAGAAGAACAGGCCTGCGATGAACTATGACAAGCTTAGCCGCTCGCTGCGTTACTATTACGAGAAGGGCATCATGCAGAAGGTAAAG GTTGCTGGAGAACGGTACGTTTATAAGTTTGTGTGTGATCCAGATGCCCTCTTCTCCATGGCGTTCCCTGACAACCAGAGGCCCAGTCTGAAGGCCGATCCCGAAAGTGTGCAAGTTCCAGAGGACGATACTGTTCCACTCTCTCACTTTGAAGAGACTAACGGTGTCACCTATCCAGGAGAGGCCAGGGACCAGTGCTTAGCAGGGCCGTCTTTTCCTGACAATTACGCATACTGA
- the etv5b gene encoding ETS translocation variant 5b isoform X2: protein MDRFYDQQVPLMVPPNKSHMQEPTYRPFSDRKRKFVETELAQDTEDLFQDLSQLQEIWIAEAQVPDDEQFVPDFQSDNLMFHRPPQTKVKRELSPGREFSQCGQEQRLSPYGEKCHYNYSAFDRKPFSFNKPLTPPSTPASPFGSSASAATHPLPKRVMPPAQTQSHGPPLLPGSSHRSTPPHQRAQTPLHSQSPPFAVPCPPGKHPEASYNTEHRFHRQLSEPCLPFPQSDGHCQTPYPPQSPNHFPRNSRPHYHRQMSEPMVPMPPHGFKKEIVDPRYNDQCEQRMGPPRAPLFHQMSIKQEPRDFSFDAEVQNCQSSFGKSGNFYGANNEGFAYDGESHLYYDDACVVPDRLEGKLKQEGGMFREGPPYQRRGSLQLWQFLVTLLDDPANSPFIAWTGRGLEFKLIEPEEVARRWGIQKNRPAMNYDKLSRSLRYYYEKGIMQKVAGERYVYKFVCDPDALFSMAFPDNQRPSLKADPESVQVPEDDTVPLSHFEETNGVTYPGEARDQCLAGPSFPDNYAY from the exons ATGGACAGGTTTTACGATCAGCAGGTCCCTTTGATGGTGCCTCCTAAT AAGTCTCACATGCAGGAACCGACATACAGGCCTTTCAGTGACCGAAAGAGGAAGTTTGTTGAAACAGAGCTGGCACAGGATACAGAAG acCTCTTTCAAGATCTGAGCCAGCTACAAGAGATCTGGATTGCAGAAG CTCAGGTACCAGATGACGAACAGTTTGTTCCAGATTTCCAGTCGGATAACT TGATGTTTCATAGACCACCTCAAACAAAAGTGAAGAGGGAACTGAGTCCAGGCAGGGAGTTTTCCCAATGTGGACAAGAGCAAAGACTCTCTCCCTATGGAGAGAAGTGCCATTATAACTACAG TGCCTTTGACAGGAAGCCATTTTCTTTTAACAAGCCCTTGACGCCCCCCTCCACTCCGGCATCGCCCTTTGGCTCCTCCGCCAGTGCAGCGACACACCCTCTGCCAAAAAGAGTGATGCCTCCAGCACAAACCCAGTCACATGGGCCGCCACTATTGCCTGGCTCCTCCCACCGCTCCACCCCACCCCATCAGAGAGCACAGACTCCTCTCCACAGTCAAAGCCCACCTTTTGCTGTGCCCTGCCCCCCTGGCAAGCACCCTGAAGCCTCATACAACACGGAACACAG GTTCCACCGGCAACTTTCTGAGCCCTGTCTGCCCTTCCCGCAATCAGATGGCCATTGTCAGACACCTTACCCCCCACAGAGCCCTAATCACTTTCCCCGGAATAGCCGGCCCCATTACCACCGGCAGATGTCTGAACCAATGGTGCCCATGCCTCCCCACGGCTTCAAAAAGGAGATTGTGGATCCTCGCTACAATGACCAGTGTGAACAGAGGATGGGTCCTCCTCGCGCCCCGCTGTTCCACcagatgtcaatcaaacaggaGCCCAGAGACTTCAGCTTTGACGCAG AAGTACAAAACTGCCAGTCATCTTTTGGCAAATCAGGAAACTTCTATGGAGCAAATAATGAGG GTTTTGCGTATGACGGAGAGTCCCACCTCTATTACGATGATGCATGTGTGGTTCCAGACAGGCTTGAAGGAAAGCTAAAGCAGGAAGGCGGGATGTTCAGAGAGGGTCCGCCGTATCAACGGAGGGGATCTTTGCAACTTTGGCAGTTTTTGGTCACTCTGCTGGATGACCCAGCCAACAGCCCATTCATCGCATGGACAGGGCGTGGACTTGAGTTTAAACTCATAGAACCGGAGGAG GTTGCTCGACGTTGGGGTATCCAGAAGAACAGGCCTGCGATGAACTATGACAAGCTTAGCCGCTCGCTGCGTTACTATTACGAGAAGGGCATCATGCAGAAG GTTGCTGGAGAACGGTACGTTTATAAGTTTGTGTGTGATCCAGATGCCCTCTTCTCCATGGCGTTCCCTGACAACCAGAGGCCCAGTCTGAAGGCCGATCCCGAAAGTGTGCAAGTTCCAGAGGACGATACTGTTCCACTCTCTCACTTTGAAGAGACTAACGGTGTCACCTATCCAGGAGAGGCCAGGGACCAGTGCTTAGCAGGGCCGTCTTTTCCTGACAATTACGCATACTGA